A DNA window from Procambarus clarkii isolate CNS0578487 chromosome 75, FALCON_Pclarkii_2.0, whole genome shotgun sequence contains the following coding sequences:
- the LOC138356946 gene encoding uncharacterized protein encodes MINNRRAAKIKEKEEYEDSKTKTFANQYDAIEDILNKYKPYKKSNLVKIPPEINESLFKLYGTHYDRVLKSVYDIWIRNQLKRLRKLSYMERLKEEYANDIPIALTEQDKIEIKYFLNILYKNKINWICFFASFMYIYNKTDPKKNVLCLEGPTNTGKTMIINLLLDNLQATSIAKNSDSDRFQFSNCTSATAVLFEEPTITMTNVNTYKNFWGGQETETDVKNSSHELVERLPWFIPCNEDIGMNIEGYERQAIEMRLIKFELFEPISDGIINTSGIPRLETTIKGATL; translated from the coding sequence ATGATTAACAATCGTCGAGcagcaaaaataaaagaaaaggaaGAATATGAAGATTCTAAAACAAAAACATTCGCAAATCAATATGATGCAATAGAAGACATACTGAATAAATATAAACCATATAAAAAATCAAATTTGGTCAAAATACCACCAGAAATAAATGAGTCACTGTTCAAGTTATATGGAACTCACTATGACAGAGTACTGAAATCAGTATATGACATTTGGATTAGAAACCAGTTGAAAAGATTGAGAAAGCTATCATATATGGAAAGATTAAAAGAGGAATATGCCAATGATATACCAATAGCACTAACAGAACAGGACAAAATAGAAATTAAATATTTCTTAAATATTCTATACAAAAATAAGATAAATTGGATTTGCTTCTTTGCGAGTTTTATGTATATTTATAACAAAACAGATCCAAAGAAAAATGTACTATGTCTAGAAGGTCCAACCAATACAGGAAAAACAATGATTATAAACCTATTGTTGGACAACCTGCAAGCAACATCTATTGCAAAGAATAGTGACAGTGATAGATTCCAATTTTCAAATTGTACATCAGCTACAGCTGTTCTTTTTGAAGAGCCTACAATTACTATGACAAATGTGAATACATACAAAAACTTTTGGGGAGGTCAAGAAACTGAAACTGACGTAAAGAACAGCAGCCATGAACTAGTAGAACGTCTTCCTTGGTTTATACCTTGCAATGAAGACATCGGAATGAACATTGAAGGATATGAACGACAAGCAATAGAAATGAGACTAATTAAATTTGAATTATTTGAACCGATATCAGATGGAATAATAAATACATCTGGCATCCCACGCCTAGAGACCACTATAAAAGGAGCAACCTTATAG
- the LOC138356947 gene encoding uncharacterized protein: MINNRRAAKIKEKEEYEDSKTKTFANQYDAIEDILNKYKPYKKSNLVKIPPEINESLFKLYGTHYDRVLKSVYDIWIRNQLKRLRKLSYMERLKEEYANDIPIALTEQDKIEIKYFLNILYKNKINWICFFASFMYIYNKTDPKKNVLCLEGPTNTGKTMIINLLLDNLQATSIAKNSDSDRFQFSNCTSATAVLFEEPTITMTNVNTYKNFWGGQETETDVKNSSHELVERLPWFIPCNEDIGMNIEGYERQAIEMRLIKFELFEPISDGIINTSGIPRLETTIKGATL, from the coding sequence ATGATTAACAATCGTCGAGcagcaaaaataaaagaaaaggaaGAATATGAAGATTCTAAAACAAAAACATTCGCAAATCAATATGATGCAATAGAAGACATACTGAATAAATATAAACCATATAAAAAATCAAATTTGGTCAAAATACCACCAGAAATAAATGAGTCACTGTTCAAGTTATATGGAACTCACTATGACAGAGTACTGAAATCAGTATATGACATTTGGATTAGAAACCAGTTGAAAAGATTGAGAAAGCTATCATATATGGAAAGATTAAAAGAGGAATATGCCAATGATATACCAATAGCACTAACAGAACAGGACAAAATAGAAATTAAATATTTCTTAAATATTCTATACAAAAATAAGATAAATTGGATTTGCTTCTTTGCGAGTTTTATGTATATTTATAACAAAACAGATCCAAAGAAAAATGTACTATGTCTAGAAGGTCCAACCAATACAGGAAAAACAATGATTATAAACCTATTGTTGGACAACCTGCAAGCAACATCTATTGCAAAGAATAGTGACAGTGATAGATTCCAATTTTCAAATTGTACATCAGCTACAGCTGTTCTTTTTGAAGAGCCTACAATTACTATGACAAATGTGAATACATATAAAAACTTTTGGGGAGGTCAAGAAACTGAAACTGACGTAAAGAACAGCAGCCATGAACTAGTAGAACGTCTTCCTTGGTTTATACCTTGCAATGAAGACATCGGAATGAACATTGAAGGATATGAACGACAAGCAATAGAAATGAGACTAATTAAATTTGAATTATTTGAACCGATATCAGATGGAATAATAAATACATCTGGCATCCCACGCCTAGAGACCACTATAAAAGGAGCAACCTTATAG
- the LOC138356948 gene encoding uncharacterized protein, which translates to MINNRRAAKIKEKEEYEDSKTKTFANQYDAIEDILNKYKPYKKSNLVKIPPEINESLFKLYGTHYDRVLKSVYDIWIRKQLKRLRKLSYMERLKEEYANDIPIALTEQDKIEIKYILNILYKNKINWICFFASFMYIYNKTDPKKNVLCLEGPTNTGKTMIINLLLDNLQATSIAKNSDSDRFQFSNCTSATAVLFEEPTITMTNVNTYKNFWGGQETETDVKNSSHELVERLPWFIPCNEDIGMNIEGYERQAIEMRLIKFELFEPISDGIINTSGIPRLETTIKGATL; encoded by the coding sequence ATGATTAACAATCGTCGAGcagcaaaaataaaagaaaaggaaGAATATGAAGATTCTAAAACAAAAACATTCGCAAATCAATATGATGCAATAGAAGACATACTGAATAAATATAAACCATATAAAAAATCAAATTTGGTCAAAATACCACCAGAAATAAATGAGTCACTGTTCAAGTTATATGGAACTCACTATGACAGAGTACTGAAATCAGTATATGACATTTGGATTAGAAAACAGTTGAAAAGATTGAGAAAGCTATCATATATGGAAAGATTAAAAGAGGAATATGCCAATGATATACCAATAGCACTAACAGAACAGGACAAAATAGAAATTAAATATATCTTAAATATTCTATACAAAAATAAGATAAATTGGATTTGCTTCTTTGCGAGTTTTATGTATATTTATAACAAAACAGATCCAAAGAAAAATGTACTATGTCTAGAAGGTCCAACCAATACAGGAAAAACAATGATTATAAACCTATTGTTGGACAACCTGCAAGCAACATCTATTGCAAAGAATAGTGACAGTGATAGATTCCAATTTTCAAATTGTACATCAGCTACAGCTGTTCTTTTTGAAGAGCCTACAATTACTATGACAAATGTGAATACATACAAAAACTTTTGGGGAGGTCAAGAAACTGAAACTGACGTAAAGAACAGCAGCCATGAACTAGTAGAACGTCTTCCTTGGTTTATACCTTGCAATGAAGACATCGGAATGAACATTGAAGGATATGAACGACAAGCAATAGAAATGAGACTAATTAAATTTGAATTATTTGAACCGATATCAGATGGAATAATAAATACATCTGGCATCCCACGCCTAGAGACCACTATAAAAGGAGCAACCTTATAG